The genomic interval CTAGTCAAACCAACCGACTCCTTTACTGACCAGGCAGAACAGGTGAGACCCtccccgctcctcctctccttgtctcgtCTCTTTCCCTCAGCTATTTTCTTCAACACCACAGAGTGAAGGGAAGGAGATGAGGGAAGAAGAGGACATTAagccaggctgtgtgtgttaacGTGCTGTATGTATGCCCATGTTGAtcatggagagtgtgtgtgtgttgcctagGTGACAGCGGATGTGTTGTCATTGCTAGGCGACCAGAAGGTGGATGCCATCCTGTGTGTGGCGGGAGGATGGGCCGGCGGCAGCGCCAAGGCTAAAGGTCAGGGctcgacacagacagacacccacacaacaactgatctctctttccctctcttcagcCCTGTATAAAACaatgatcgtgtgtgtgtgtgtgtagctctctATAAGAACAGTGATCTGATGTGGAAGCAGAGTGTGTGGACGTCTACCATTTCCAGTCACCTAGCAACCAGACACCTGAGAGAAGGGGGGCTGCTCACACTGTCTGGAGCTCAGGCTGCCCTGACCGGAACCCcaggtagacacacactgccTGGCTTTTATGATTGGCATCCATTAAGAATGTGAGCAGTAGATTACATATAttgttctctccctcctctgcatgtgtgtgtaggtatgttGGGTTATGGTATGGCGAAGGCAGCGGTCCACCAGCTGTGTCAGTCTCTAGCGGGAACCAACAGTGGCCTCCCTCCACAAGCTGCTGCTGTCACTATACTACCGtaagacagacgcacacacagacgaACAGACACACGTTCACACCAGTCTGTAATCATCTTTTGCACTCTCTGACAGCATTACCTTGGATACGCCTATGAACAGGAAGTTCATGCCTGACGCTGATGTCACTTCCTGGACACCACTGGAATATGTGGCAGAGTGAGTGTGCGACAGTGCtgtccatacacacaccacacaaaatGTACTATAATGATGTAATATACCGTATTTAGCTATGGAATCAGATGTGtgcagtgctagggcaaaaactaaaatgtgcacCCTATTGGATCCCTAGCACCAGGATTAAGAAGCACTGCTTTAACACAGTACTGTAATTCAGTGCTGTCTGATGTGATGTTTTAGAATGTTATACTGGGTTGTATTCTACCATGCTGTGATCTATGGAATGTTCAATTGTGTTGTTCCAGAATGTTCTACGGCTGGTCGACAGGAGAGAACCGACCGGCCTCCGGAACTCTGCTGCAGCTGGTGACATCCCAGGGCCAGACACAGGCCACACCGATGTAGAGGCGCACTCTTCCGCAATCATCTGCTCACTGTCCTCAAGAACTGAAATTACCACAACACTACTTATGCTGGGCGCGTTCAAGCAGATACATTTTGTCTAGTCGGTCACCGCCTTTCAAAGTTTGTTGCATTATGGGGATAAACATAGTTCGACATGTGCCTACATATCGATTGCATGAACTCtacaaatgttttttaaaattgctTCTTCATTTGTGCTTCTAAATCAGCATTGCTTGCTGTCTAggcgttttaggctgggtttctgtataaccactttgtgacatctactgatgtaaaaagggctttataaatttgatttgagttaagcAATCATTAGGGTGTTTTTGCTTGACCCACGTGAAcgtgactgaaacaggaaccacCTTTGCCATGAATCTAAAGCTACAGGGAATAAAAAATAAGTGATATTTAAGATCTAATCAATTAATTGTACACATGTTATGTTTTCAGTTTGTGAGTGTGATATGGTGGTACATAAGTTTATTTCAACAATTTCTAAAGAAAACCTTTTATAAACAATAGCAGCTATGTTGACACTGCCATATTGACCTGAGCCTTACTGCTGGAAAACCCCCAcagtgtcctaacttttgactgttGCAGATGCACCTCCCCCGCCTTCACTCACCGACTAAATTTACTGTGGGCTTTGTTAGCATTACTGCTCAAACACATCTGTGTGTCAGTGATGTGCAGTCGGTAGGCAGTGCTTACTCTAATGACAATCTAATCAAAATAGCTATCATGAAAGTCAAATTGAAAAGACAATtatatttaagtatttttttgttATCTAATATTTGTTTTCTCTCTCAAAAAAAATTCGCTCAAATCCCCAAATGTACTAAAACTGCATCAAAACCTCAAGTCGCCAGGGTATGCTTCGCGATCGTCTTATGCAGTGCCTTCCTTCCCGTTAACTGAAATGCGCTCCAGTCACTGTTGATGGACGTTACAGGCATAGGGCTTTGCTGCCTTCTCCATGATGCTAGCTTCATTCATTTAATTGAGCGGATTTCATAGTTTGCACATGCGTATTGCCTTTGAAATAAATGGATAAACAGTGCTTATTTGGGGCGTCTACATAGTTTGGTGCTGGCATCCCCTGAGTGTCAGCTAGCAAAAACAATAACCTGACAAAATGCATATTATGCATGCAAACATTTTTCCATTCATCCAGAAGGATAGACAAATGGATTTAATTTACAAGTGGAGGTAGGCTTAGAAGCATTTTCATTAGCAATTGGCAGGTCACTGTTGAATGAATATGATTCCCCATAATGAATAACGAATATGATAAAAACTGGTATATTATACAAATGTATAAAACGTGACTTGCTCCATCATTATCAGTTGCATGGACTACAACATATTTTACGCCCTATATACTGTGGAAAATAAGATGTATTACATTATAAAGCACCACGGTGTTCATATATGTCACACACACCAGGGTCTCTCACCAACAACAGCAGGAATGCTGCCATTTGTAGTTGACTAGGCTAGGGAACTCACCTGCACCCTGTTTCAGCAGGTCGGCAGCAGTGCTCATGTTACTGGCAGTCGACTGCAGCGCCTGCATTTCTCCAATGGGATCTGCAACACAGGGATGTACAAATTAGATAAAGGTATTTGAATCAATATCTATACTCTGTCTCCATCTGGAGGAAATTGCTGGAAATATTTCAACCTCGCCAGAAGGTTATAATTCTATGCATTATGTATCAGTGAAAAGTGCTACAAACATAAAATGTCTATGTACTATTATTACACAAATTGCCTAGGGATTGTGAGAGGGTACTTAGCATCAATGGTTATAAAACAGCTTATGTTTACTTCGGTGGGGACTGGTTCCCATTAAAATGACTCCAGCCGGCTAGCTAATAATAGCCCATAATGTGAGTGACTGCAGACCTTTTTCTGGGATCCGTAGGGAACAGGGTAGAGAAATGGGGGTGATGGAGTGCTGGTACACCAATGCAGACAAACTCCCTGTGGAACACAGacatttagggctctattcaatctgtatcgttGAATTGTTACCGATTGCacgatagaaatgtaaaggtaatttttgattgagccgacatattcagcgtttactgtgaatgcagtgTCCACTaacgtgggaacattgcctttaaatttcaatctcGCTGTAATGCTGAACTTCTGCGATACggactgaatagagcccttagaCTAAATGATCCATTGGGAACAACAACTATGGAACATAATGAATGAATGCCTAAATAGCTGAATACTGAAAAAACTAAAACAATATAGCCCAAAACTGAGAGTATACTATTCTTAATGTGAACATCTCACCAAAATGGGGCTCATTCTGACACCCTTTAATCTTCACTCCACGGGGCCCCGTCTCAATCAGGAAGTGTCGCACCAGCTGCTCTAATGGATTGGCTACCATGTGTGTGTTAGGGAGAGAACATGAAGAACACTAATTAGCTAGCCGAAATTGAAGTGCTTTGTGTCGAGGAAATGTAGGGTGTTGAGATGAAGGCAAAAGGCTTGGGCAGTTGTTGAGTCATACCTTTGCTGCTGTGGTTGTTGACGTTAGCGGGCGGGATGGCCACCTTCAGTGCCAGGCCATAGGCACCCTGGAAGGAGTTGCTGTCCCGGATAAGAAACGCCCCTGGTTCTCTCTCCTTCAGCGCAGCTATGGCTACAGGCAAACAGAAAATAGACATAAAAAAAGTTTCATGCATATTGATTGCATAACAGTCAAACGGCTTTCTTTATGACGAGTTAAAAAGTAACTTAAGTTACCTTGGTCCCTGGAGATGCCAGGCTTGTACCAGAAGCGTGAGCTGTCCTGGACAAACTTAACACTGACTCTGCCTGCCATCTCTCCTTCCAGAGATATAATTCCTTCTCCTTGGCCTGCAGGAGGTGCCATCTCCCCCACCATTGGAGAGAAGGTGACATGGTGCTGTGAGAGGGAGGGCCTCAGTGTACCCACCCCGCCGTTAGGTGATCCTGGCCGGGCAGACTGCCGCCGTTTCTCTGGGAGTGGGGGCTGGGGGATGGTGACAGCAGTGTAGCCTGAGTATGGCACATGGGGGGCAGATTGGGCACAGCAGCCGGTGGGGAAGGTGGGGGTGTCATGTCCCTCAGGGGCTGAAGAGTGCCCACTGGC from Oncorhynchus tshawytscha isolate Ot180627B linkage group LG22, Otsh_v2.0, whole genome shotgun sequence carries:
- the LOC112221627 gene encoding dihydropteridine reductase isoform X2, translating into MAAGEARKVIIYGGKGALGATCVQYFKSKNWVTADVLSLLGDQKVDAILCVAGGWAGGSAKAKALYKNSDLMWKQSVWTSTISSHLATRHLREGGLLTLSGAQAALTGTPGMLGYGMAKAAVHQLCQSLAGTNSGLPPQAAAVTILPITLDTPMNRKFMPDADVTSWTPLEYVAEMFYGWSTGENRPASGTLLQLVTSQGQTQATPM
- the LOC112221627 gene encoding dihydropteridine reductase isoform X1 — protein: MAAGEARKVIIYGGKGALGATCVQYFKSKNWWVACIDINANEEASANILVKPTDSFTDQAEQVTADVLSLLGDQKVDAILCVAGGWAGGSAKAKALYKNSDLMWKQSVWTSTISSHLATRHLREGGLLTLSGAQAALTGTPGMLGYGMAKAAVHQLCQSLAGTNSGLPPQAAAVTILPITLDTPMNRKFMPDADVTSWTPLEYVAEMFYGWSTGENRPASGTLLQLVTSQGQTQATPM